A single Cupriavidus sp. D39 DNA region contains:
- a CDS encoding LPS-assembly protein LptD, with amino-acid sequence MTEQRRSPNQKASKTPARLPGSALRPLVLAMASWSVGAHAQAVSSTIPDLPVAEPTVEAMPEAPPVAGELVPRLAEPGTARTTPAEPDDNPPTFVSGDRMTGYNQRGVELEGNAELRRAGGVVKGDKLTYDQDSDEAFVHGNARIARDGSLSVGPEARLRVEANEGYMLSPDYYFQQTGGSGKAERIDFIDKNLSTIKRATYTTCSPDNADWYFSARELDIDSDRQVGTAYGGVLRFFDVPIMAAPVFSFPLNNERRSGVLPPLFGYSSRSGADLTVPYYFNIAPNRDLTLFPRYLSSRGAQLGSDYRYVGDGYSGRLRGEFLPDDQKTKTNRWAYSVQHTQLLARGLTAYVNVNKVSDNQYPDDLTRSVTQATQRQYTQEGGVSYTWQDFSVLARVQKFQTLTPSQPSYERVPQINGSYTRYDLAGFDIQVQTDFTRFRIPLTSDGTQQPEGDRLFVQSSISYPIVRPGWFVTPKVSFNATQYQMEPGSVAAGTPTTLNRTLPTLSLDSGMTFEREAPTMSRLFGVNYVQTLEPRLFYVYTPFRDQSQFPLFDTVQSDFGYGQIFSENPFTGYDRIADNNKVTAGVTTRLIEASSGIERFRGTIAQRFDLTGQRVQISGTDPIGKAGYSDLLAATTIQMFKGYYLDAGMQYNPDSARVIYSNIAFSWRPEQRKTLNIGYRYRRPTSVTDNTAIDQFEVSSQWPLSQRTYGIGRVAFDLSASQLVDALAGFEYAADCWVGRVVYQRFRNTSQGYTGRIFFQVEFRGLSKIGSNPLDVLRLNVPGYEPVLAKPVIPSQFDHYE; translated from the coding sequence ATGACCGAACAACGACGATCACCGAACCAGAAGGCTAGCAAGACACCGGCACGACTCCCCGGCAGCGCGTTGCGCCCGCTCGTGCTGGCCATGGCCAGCTGGTCGGTGGGTGCGCACGCGCAGGCCGTGAGCTCCACCATTCCCGACCTGCCGGTGGCCGAGCCGACCGTCGAGGCGATGCCCGAGGCCCCGCCGGTAGCCGGCGAGCTGGTGCCGCGCCTGGCTGAGCCGGGCACGGCCAGGACCACGCCGGCCGAACCCGACGACAATCCGCCCACCTTTGTCTCGGGCGACCGCATGACCGGCTATAACCAGCGCGGCGTGGAACTCGAGGGCAACGCCGAGCTGCGCCGCGCTGGCGGCGTGGTCAAGGGCGACAAGCTCACCTATGACCAGGACAGCGACGAGGCTTTTGTCCACGGCAATGCCCGCATCGCCCGCGACGGCTCGCTCTCGGTCGGGCCGGAAGCCCGTCTGCGGGTCGAGGCCAACGAAGGCTACATGCTGTCGCCGGACTACTATTTCCAGCAGACCGGCGGCTCGGGCAAGGCCGAGCGCATCGATTTCATCGACAAGAACCTGAGCACGATCAAGCGCGCCACCTATACGACCTGTTCGCCGGACAACGCGGACTGGTATTTCAGCGCGCGCGAGCTCGATATCGACAGCGACCGCCAGGTGGGCACCGCCTATGGCGGCGTGCTGCGCTTTTTCGACGTGCCGATCATGGCGGCACCGGTGTTCAGTTTCCCGCTCAACAACGAGCGCCGCAGCGGCGTGCTGCCGCCGCTGTTCGGCTACAGCTCGCGCTCGGGGGCCGACCTGACGGTGCCGTATTACTTCAATATCGCGCCCAATCGGGATCTGACGTTGTTCCCGCGCTATCTGAGCTCGCGCGGGGCGCAACTAGGTAGCGACTATCGCTACGTCGGTGATGGCTATAGCGGACGCCTGCGCGGCGAGTTCCTTCCGGACGATCAAAAGACCAAGACCAATCGCTGGGCTTATTCGGTCCAGCACACCCAGTTGCTCGCCCGTGGCCTTACCGCCTACGTCAATGTGAACAAGGTTTCGGACAACCAGTACCCCGACGACCTGACACGATCGGTGACGCAGGCGACTCAGAGGCAATACACGCAGGAAGGGGGTGTTTCTTACACCTGGCAGGATTTTTCCGTGCTCGCGCGCGTGCAGAAGTTCCAGACCCTGACGCCGAGCCAGCCCTCTTACGAACGCGTGCCGCAGATCAATGGCAGCTATACACGGTATGATCTGGCCGGCTTCGACATCCAAGTCCAGACCGATTTCACGCGCTTCCGTATCCCGCTGACTTCGGATGGCACGCAGCAACCGGAAGGTGACCGGCTCTTCGTCCAGTCTTCGATCAGCTATCCGATCGTGCGCCCGGGCTGGTTCGTCACGCCCAAGGTATCGTTCAACGCCACCCAGTACCAGATGGAACCCGGCTCGGTCGCCGCCGGCACACCCACCACACTGAACCGCACGCTGCCGACGCTCAGCCTGGATTCGGGCATGACCTTCGAGCGCGAAGCGCCGACCATGAGCCGCTTGTTTGGCGTCAACTACGTGCAGACGCTCGAGCCACGCCTGTTCTACGTCTACACGCCGTTCCGTGACCAGAGCCAGTTCCCGCTGTTCGATACCGTACAGTCCGACTTCGGCTACGGCCAGATCTTCAGTGAAAATCCGTTCACCGGCTATGACCGCATCGCTGACAACAATAAGGTGACGGCGGGCGTGACCACGCGCCTGATCGAGGCAAGCAGCGGCATCGAGCGTTTCCGCGGCACGATCGCGCAGCGTTTCGACCTGACGGGCCAGCGCGTGCAGATCAGCGGCACCGACCCGATAGGCAAGGCAGGCTATTCCGACCTGCTGGCGGCGACGACCATCCAGATGTTCAAGGGTTACTACCTCGATGCGGGGATGCAGTACAACCCGGACAGCGCACGGGTGATCTACTCGAACATTGCCTTCTCCTGGCGGCCGGAGCAGCGAAAGACGCTGAATATCGGCTATCGCTACCGGCGCCCGACTTCGGTGACGGACAATACCGCCATCGACCAGTTCGAGGTGTCGAGCCAGTGGCCGCTGTCCCAGCGCACCTATGGCATCGGCCGGGTCGCGTTCGACCTGAGCGCGAGCCAGTTGGTCGACGCGCTGGCCGGCTTCGAATACGCAGCGGATTGCTGGGTTGGCCGTGTGGTCTACCAGCGCTTCCGCAATACCTCGCAGGGCTACACCGGGCGCATCTTCTTCCAGGTGGAGTTCCGCGGGTTGTCCAAGATCGGTTCCAATCCGCTGGATGTGCTGCGGCTGAACGTGCCGGGTTATGAGCCCGTCCTCGCCAAGCCTGTTATCCCATCCCAGTTCGACCACTATGAATGA
- a CDS encoding AzlC family ABC transporter permease, with protein MLLGVAPFGLIYGVLAVNAGMPAWLACAMSAIVFGGASQMILTQLWAAGTPAVLIAVTVAMVNLRHALYSATMAPALAHLPGRWKALIAYLLTDEAFAAMTRRLGDDNEHKRYRHWFFFGAGFALWASWQVSTLAGVLVGAQIPRDWPLDFFLPLTFIAIIVPGIKHRSHAAAALVATALAVACYGMPHKLGLMAAALGGIAAGMLLLGKDRGQRKPAATEPAA; from the coding sequence ATGCTGCTGGGCGTGGCTCCGTTCGGCCTGATCTATGGCGTGCTGGCGGTCAACGCCGGCATGCCCGCGTGGCTGGCCTGCGCCATGAGCGCGATCGTGTTCGGTGGCGCCTCGCAGATGATCCTGACGCAGCTGTGGGCGGCGGGCACGCCGGCGGTGCTGATTGCCGTGACGGTCGCCATGGTCAACCTGCGCCATGCGCTGTACTCCGCCACCATGGCCCCGGCACTGGCGCACCTGCCGGGCCGCTGGAAGGCGCTGATCGCCTACCTGCTGACCGACGAGGCCTTCGCCGCCATGACGCGGCGCCTTGGCGACGACAACGAGCACAAGCGCTACCGCCACTGGTTCTTCTTTGGCGCCGGCTTCGCGCTGTGGGCCAGCTGGCAGGTCTCGACGCTGGCGGGCGTGCTGGTGGGCGCCCAGATCCCGCGCGACTGGCCGCTCGACTTCTTCCTGCCGCTCACCTTCATCGCCATCATCGTGCCCGGCATCAAGCACCGCTCGCACGCCGCGGCGGCGCTGGTGGCCACGGCGCTGGCGGTGGCCTGCTACGGCATGCCGCACAAGCTCGGCCTGATGGCCGCGGCGCTGGGCGGGATTGCCGCGGGCATGCTGCTGCTGGGCAAGGACCGCGGGCAGCGCAAGCCGGCCGCGACGGAGCCCGCCGCATGA
- the rsmA gene encoding 16S rRNA (adenine(1518)-N(6)/adenine(1519)-N(6))-dimethyltransferase RsmA, whose protein sequence is MRSNVHQGHVARKRFGQNFLVDDGIIHGIVSAIDPQHGDTLVEIGPGLGALTQPLLERLPQMQVVELDRDLVERLRRRYGERLVIHAGDALAFDFGKLCEAGKPLRIVGNLPYNISSPLLFHLAGFADQVRDQHFMLQKEVVERMVAEPGSKAFGRLSIMLQVRYHMEHVLDVPPASFNPPPKVDSAVVRMIPWPRQPDGQLRSPYPACDLTVLGDVVAAAFSQRRKVLRNTLSMLRDQVDFEALGFDLARRAEEVPVAEYVGLARQLETPAT, encoded by the coding sequence ATGCGTTCCAACGTACACCAGGGCCATGTGGCCCGCAAACGATTCGGGCAGAACTTCCTGGTCGATGACGGCATCATCCACGGCATCGTCAGTGCCATCGACCCGCAGCACGGCGACACCCTGGTCGAGATCGGCCCCGGCCTCGGCGCGCTGACCCAGCCGCTGCTGGAGCGCCTGCCGCAGATGCAGGTGGTCGAGCTTGACCGCGACCTGGTGGAGCGCCTGCGCCGCCGCTACGGCGAGCGGCTGGTGATCCACGCCGGCGACGCGCTGGCCTTCGATTTCGGCAAGCTGTGCGAAGCCGGCAAGCCGCTGCGCATTGTCGGCAACCTGCCCTACAACATCTCCAGCCCGCTGCTGTTCCACCTGGCCGGGTTTGCCGACCAGGTGCGCGACCAGCACTTCATGCTGCAAAAGGAAGTGGTCGAGCGCATGGTGGCCGAGCCCGGCAGCAAGGCCTTCGGGCGGCTGTCGATCATGCTGCAGGTGCGCTATCACATGGAGCATGTGCTCGACGTGCCGCCGGCCTCGTTCAACCCGCCGCCCAAGGTCGACTCCGCCGTGGTGCGCATGATCCCCTGGCCGCGGCAGCCCGATGGCCAGTTGCGCTCGCCGTATCCCGCGTGCGACCTGACGGTGCTGGGCGACGTGGTGGCCGCGGCGTTCTCGCAGCGGCGCAAGGTCCTGCGCAATACGCTGTCGATGCTGCGCGACCAGGTCGACTTTGAAGCGCTTGGCTTCGACCTGGCGCGCCGTGCCGAGGAAGTCCCCGTGGCCGAGTACGTCGGCCTGGCGCGCCAGCTTGAAACCCCGGCCACATGA
- the gmhB gene encoding D-glycero-beta-D-manno-heptose 1,7-bisphosphate 7-phosphatase: MPQTPPKLVVLDRDGVVNLDSDQFIKTPDEWIPIDGSLEAIAALNQAGYRVVIVSNQSGIGRGLFEMSALNAMHEKMHKALANLGGRVDAVFFCPHTAADGCDCRKPKPGMLEQLAERFGVELKGVPLVGDSLRDLEAGLAVGCAPHLVLTGKGPKTEKKGGLPPGTLIHDDLRAFARWLLTGDGAPRQAGS; the protein is encoded by the coding sequence ATGCCGCAGACACCGCCCAAGCTTGTCGTGCTCGATCGCGACGGGGTCGTCAACCTCGACAGCGACCAGTTCATCAAGACGCCGGATGAATGGATCCCCATCGATGGCAGCCTGGAAGCGATCGCCGCGCTCAACCAGGCTGGCTATCGCGTGGTGATCGTCAGCAACCAGTCCGGCATCGGCCGCGGCCTGTTCGAGATGAGCGCGCTCAACGCCATGCACGAGAAGATGCACAAGGCGCTGGCCAATCTCGGCGGGCGCGTTGACGCGGTCTTCTTCTGCCCGCATACGGCGGCGGACGGCTGCGATTGCCGCAAGCCCAAGCCCGGCATGCTCGAGCAACTGGCGGAGCGCTTCGGCGTCGAGCTCAAGGGCGTGCCGCTGGTAGGCGACTCCCTGCGCGACCTCGAAGCCGGGCTGGCGGTGGGCTGCGCCCCGCACCTGGTGCTGACCGGCAAAGGCCCCAAGACCGAGAAAAAGGGCGGCCTTCCGCCCGGCACGCTGATCCACGACGACCTGCGCGCCTTTGCACGCTGGCTGCTCACCGGCGATGGCGCCCCGCGCCAGGCCGGCTCCTGA
- a CDS encoding lysophospholipid acyltransferase family protein, whose product MIFLRSFLFALFLLVLTPPYACACFIVFPFMNAERRYRFVRGWPRLVTGAAALICGIRYRYEGREHFDAMLDKPVVVLSKHQSAWETVAYLATMPKPMCFVFKRELLMVPFFGWALGMLKMVHINRKEGTRAFASAVRQGRERLAEGAWIIMFPEGTRTRSGLEKTRYKSGGARLAVETGAWVIPMAVNSGRLWPRNSFLKYPGLITVSVGAPISSANKTADQVNQEVEAWIEQDMRRIDAESYRSKTPA is encoded by the coding sequence ATGATTTTTCTCCGCTCCTTTCTGTTCGCGTTGTTCCTCCTGGTACTGACGCCGCCCTATGCCTGTGCGTGCTTCATCGTCTTTCCGTTCATGAACGCCGAGCGCCGCTACCGCTTCGTGCGTGGCTGGCCGCGGCTGGTGACCGGCGCGGCCGCGCTGATCTGCGGCATCCGCTACCGCTATGAAGGCCGCGAGCATTTCGATGCCATGCTCGACAAGCCGGTGGTGGTGCTGTCCAAGCACCAGTCGGCGTGGGAAACCGTGGCCTACCTGGCCACCATGCCCAAACCGATGTGCTTCGTGTTCAAGCGCGAACTGTTGATGGTGCCCTTCTTCGGCTGGGCGCTGGGCATGCTCAAGATGGTGCACATCAACCGCAAGGAAGGCACCCGCGCCTTCGCCTCGGCCGTGCGCCAGGGCCGCGAGCGGCTCGCCGAAGGCGCCTGGATCATCATGTTCCCGGAAGGCACGCGCACGCGCTCCGGCCTGGAGAAGACGCGCTACAAGAGCGGCGGCGCCCGCCTTGCGGTAGAGACCGGCGCATGGGTGATCCCGATGGCCGTCAACTCCGGCCGCCTGTGGCCGCGCAACTCGTTTCTCAAGTACCCGGGCCTGATCACGGTCTCCGTCGGCGCGCCGATTTCGTCGGCGAACAAGACGGCGGATCAGGTCAACCAGGAGGTTGAGGCGTGGATCGAACAAGATATGCGTAGAATCGACGCCGAGAGCTACCGGAGCAAAACGCCCGCATGA
- a CDS encoding AzlD domain-containing protein: MSQLTLLLVFIGAGLATFLIRLSFIAVEGRVRLPSWFRTALQFVPAAMLSALIAPDLLMRDGQLDIGPGNARLIAGLVAIVIAARTRSIGWTIAGGMGTLIALTYLLNHALK; this comes from the coding sequence ATGAGCCAGTTGACCCTGCTGCTGGTGTTCATCGGCGCCGGCCTCGCCACCTTCCTGATCCGCCTGTCCTTCATTGCCGTGGAAGGCCGGGTGCGGCTGCCGTCGTGGTTCCGCACCGCGCTGCAGTTCGTGCCGGCCGCCATGCTCTCGGCGTTGATCGCCCCCGACCTGCTGATGCGCGATGGCCAGCTCGACATCGGCCCTGGCAACGCGCGCCTGATTGCCGGCCTGGTGGCCATCGTCATCGCCGCCAGGACGCGCAGCATCGGCTGGACCATTGCCGGCGGCATGGGCACCCTGATCGCGCTGACA
- the gloA gene encoding lactoylglutathione lyase — protein sequence MRLLHTMLRVGDLQRSIDFYTRILGMQLLRESDNTEYKYRLAFVGYGPESETAVLELTYNYGVEKYEMGTAYGHIALETDNAAATCERIRAAGGNVVREAGPVKGGTTVIAFVEDPDGYKIELIERNSTRDAGRP from the coding sequence ATGCGACTCCTTCACACCATGCTCCGCGTCGGCGACCTGCAACGCTCGATCGACTTCTACACCCGCATCCTCGGCATGCAACTGCTGCGCGAGAGCGACAACACCGAATACAAATACCGCCTCGCCTTCGTCGGCTACGGCCCGGAATCCGAAACCGCCGTGCTCGAGCTGACCTATAACTACGGCGTGGAAAAGTACGAGATGGGCACCGCCTACGGCCATATCGCGCTGGAAACCGATAACGCGGCAGCCACCTGCGAGCGTATCCGCGCCGCCGGCGGCAACGTCGTGCGCGAAGCCGGCCCGGTCAAGGGCGGCACCACCGTGATCGCCTTCGTTGAAGACCCGGACGGCTACAAGATCGAGCTGATCGAGCGCAATTCCACGCGCGACGCCGGCCGTCCTTGA
- a CDS encoding aminoglycoside phosphotransferase family protein — protein MAAHPLDPRLDQLKVWVSGLGPAWSVNPDSCAPASADASFRRYFRASTSHPDHPSVIVMDAPPAQEDCRPFIHVAELFGAAGVNVPKVLAQDLEQGFLLLSDLGNTTYLSRLDAASARGLYGDASAALVKIQLATRPGTLPAYDRALLQREVDLFPQWYVARHLGVTLTPDQESGLAEVMQTLLANNVAQPQVYVHRDYHSRNLMVLEGEANPGILDFQDAVIGPITYDAVSLWRDAYIEWDEQEQLDWLIRYWERARKAGLPVAPDFGDFYRDFEWMGLQRHLKVLGIFARLYHRDGKDGYLANLPLVLKYARQVAGRYIELRRLVRLFDALDGVERPVSYTF, from the coding sequence ATGGCAGCACATCCTCTCGACCCGCGTCTCGACCAGCTCAAAGTCTGGGTGTCCGGACTCGGTCCGGCCTGGTCCGTTAACCCCGACTCCTGCGCCCCGGCATCGGCCGACGCCAGCTTCCGGCGGTACTTCCGGGCCAGCACCAGCCACCCCGACCATCCGAGCGTGATCGTGATGGATGCGCCGCCCGCGCAGGAGGACTGCCGCCCCTTCATCCATGTGGCGGAACTGTTCGGCGCCGCCGGCGTGAACGTGCCCAAGGTACTGGCGCAGGACCTTGAACAAGGCTTCCTTCTGCTCAGCGACCTGGGCAACACCACGTATCTGTCCCGGCTGGACGCTGCCAGCGCGCGCGGCCTCTATGGCGATGCCTCCGCCGCGCTCGTGAAGATCCAGCTCGCGACCCGCCCCGGCACCTTGCCCGCCTACGACCGCGCGCTGCTGCAGCGTGAAGTCGACCTGTTCCCGCAGTGGTACGTGGCCCGGCACCTGGGTGTGACACTCACGCCCGACCAGGAATCCGGACTGGCCGAAGTGATGCAGACGCTGCTGGCCAACAACGTGGCCCAGCCGCAGGTGTACGTGCATCGCGACTATCACTCGCGCAACCTGATGGTGCTTGAGGGCGAGGCCAATCCCGGCATCCTCGATTTCCAGGACGCGGTGATCGGCCCCATCACCTATGACGCGGTGTCGCTGTGGCGCGATGCCTATATTGAATGGGACGAGCAGGAGCAGCTCGACTGGCTGATCCGCTACTGGGAGCGCGCGCGCAAGGCCGGGCTGCCGGTGGCGCCCGATTTTGGCGACTTCTACCGGGATTTCGAGTGGATGGGCCTGCAGCGCCACCTCAAGGTGCTCGGCATCTTTGCCCGCCTTTACCATCGCGACGGCAAGGATGGCTACCTGGCCAACCTGCCGCTGGTGCTCAAGTACGCTCGCCAGGTGGCGGGCCGCTACATCGAGCTGCGCAGGCTGGTACGCCTGTTCGACGCCCTCGATGGCGTCGAGCGCCCGGTCAGCTACACCTTCTGA
- a CDS encoding peptidylprolyl isomerase has product MKRQEFNALSSMSSRLTGWQSLLLTALLAAFALPASAQLKAPGQKATGIFMPQAGDSAAASPSQPRLGVTQPGTSAQRSQLVDEVVAIVNNSVITRRELLDRADEIESQLRQANRPVPARADLLGEVLERLVMERVQTQAAQDAGIKVTDQEVDRAVESVAQQNHINATDLRSQVERSGMTWTKYRDELRKQVQVIRLREREVDSKIQVYDGEIDNYLAARGGQGAAASGPTEYNVAQILVRVPEDASEAQKATLRAKAEGLLKQAQGGADFAQLAQGSDGPEAAQGGSLGFREIGRLPALFANAVLDLQPGGVAPQVIESANGFHVLKLVAKRTAPPASSNPEASNHITQTQVRHILIRTGPNMPEAEARRQLSTLRDRITHGGDFADAAKRFSQDGSAQNGGDLGWVSPGELVPEFEQAMSRLRPGEVSEPIVTQFGVHLIQVLNRRETEVTPEKQRDFARAELREQKVRAAYEDWQRQLRQAAYVEYRVNRQR; this is encoded by the coding sequence ATGAAACGTCAAGAATTCAACGCGCTCTCCTCGATGTCTTCCCGCCTGACCGGCTGGCAAAGCTTGCTGCTGACCGCACTGCTGGCCGCCTTCGCGCTGCCCGCTTCGGCGCAGCTCAAGGCGCCCGGGCAGAAGGCCACCGGCATCTTCATGCCTCAGGCCGGCGACAGCGCTGCCGCTTCGCCCAGCCAGCCGCGCCTGGGGGTGACGCAGCCGGGCACGAGCGCCCAGCGCTCGCAACTGGTGGACGAGGTGGTGGCGATCGTCAACAACAGTGTGATCACACGGCGTGAGCTGCTGGATCGCGCCGACGAGATCGAATCGCAGCTGCGCCAGGCCAACCGGCCGGTGCCGGCGCGCGCCGACCTCTTGGGCGAAGTGCTCGAGCGGCTGGTGATGGAGCGCGTGCAGACGCAGGCTGCGCAGGATGCCGGCATCAAGGTGACGGACCAGGAAGTGGACCGCGCCGTTGAGTCGGTCGCGCAGCAAAACCACATCAATGCGACCGACCTGCGCAGCCAGGTCGAGCGCAGCGGCATGACCTGGACCAAGTACCGCGACGAGCTGCGCAAGCAGGTCCAGGTGATCCGCCTGCGCGAGCGCGAAGTCGACTCCAAGATCCAGGTCTATGACGGCGAGATCGACAACTATCTCGCCGCCCGTGGCGGCCAGGGCGCCGCCGCCAGCGGCCCCACCGAATACAACGTGGCCCAGATCCTGGTGCGCGTGCCGGAGGATGCCTCCGAAGCACAGAAGGCCACCTTGCGCGCCAAGGCCGAAGGCCTGCTCAAGCAGGCCCAGGGCGGCGCGGATTTCGCCCAGCTGGCGCAGGGCTCCGACGGCCCCGAGGCTGCCCAGGGCGGCTCGCTCGGCTTCCGCGAAATCGGCCGGCTGCCGGCGCTGTTTGCCAATGCCGTGCTTGACCTGCAGCCCGGTGGCGTGGCGCCCCAGGTCATCGAGAGCGCCAACGGTTTCCACGTGCTCAAGCTGGTGGCCAAGCGCACTGCGCCGCCGGCATCGTCGAACCCTGAGGCCAGCAATCACATCACGCAGACCCAGGTGCGCCATATCCTGATCCGCACCGGCCCCAACATGCCGGAAGCCGAGGCGCGCCGCCAGCTTTCCACGCTGCGCGATCGCATCACCCACGGCGGCGATTTCGCCGACGCGGCCAAGCGCTTCTCCCAGGATGGCTCGGCGCAGAACGGCGGCGATCTCGGCTGGGTATCGCCGGGCGAACTGGTGCCGGAGTTCGAGCAGGCCATGAGCCGCCTGCGCCCGGGCGAGGTGTCCGAGCCCATCGTCACGCAGTTCGGCGTGCACCTCATCCAGGTGCTCAACCGCCGCGAGACCGAGGTCACGCCGGAGAAGCAGCGCGACTTTGCCCGCGCGGAACTCCGCGAGCAGAAGGTGCGCGCGGCGTATGAAGACTGGCAGCGCCAGTTGCGCCAGGCCGCCTACGTGGAATACCGCGTCAACCGCCAGCGCTAA
- a CDS encoding M48 family metallopeptidase, which translates to MKLLRPSPDSPGSQMELPLSDALAGEDRAPGMVPGGLAPVQPISPTARPWPQPQPNARRLLVGERAVHYTLKRSSRRTIGFTVDDRGLSITAPRWVTLADIESAILEKQRWIFNKLGEWQHREARRVLPTVQWREGASLPFLGKPITLQLESPAGVLLFDADTRILHLALPAHADEQQIKDRVQGWLQHQARRLLAQRLDLYAEKLGVRHSAFALTSAATRWGSCTADGKIRLNWRLMHFPLSMIDYVAAHELAHLKEMNHSPRFWDTVASIFPEFRDARAQLRAHPPELLPTF; encoded by the coding sequence ATGAAATTGCTGCGCCCGTCCCCCGACTCCCCCGGTTCCCAGATGGAGCTGCCGCTGTCCGACGCCCTTGCGGGCGAGGACAGGGCGCCCGGCATGGTGCCAGGCGGATTGGCGCCGGTGCAGCCCATCTCTCCGACTGCGCGGCCCTGGCCCCAGCCGCAGCCCAATGCACGGCGGCTGCTGGTGGGCGAGCGCGCCGTGCATTACACGCTCAAGCGCTCGTCGCGCCGTACCATCGGTTTCACCGTGGACGACCGCGGCCTGTCCATCACGGCGCCGCGCTGGGTCACGCTGGCCGACATCGAGTCGGCCATTCTGGAAAAGCAGCGCTGGATCTTCAACAAGCTGGGCGAATGGCAGCACCGCGAAGCCCGCCGCGTGCTGCCCACCGTGCAATGGCGCGAAGGCGCCAGCCTGCCCTTCCTGGGCAAGCCCATCACGCTGCAGCTGGAGTCTCCCGCCGGCGTGCTGCTGTTCGATGCCGACACGCGCATCCTGCATCTCGCGCTGCCCGCGCATGCCGACGAGCAGCAGATCAAGGACCGCGTGCAAGGCTGGCTGCAGCACCAGGCACGGCGCCTGCTGGCACAGCGGCTCGATCTCTACGCGGAAAAGCTCGGCGTGCGGCATAGCGCGTTCGCGCTGACCTCCGCCGCCACGCGCTGGGGCAGTTGCACCGCCGACGGCAAGATCCGCCTGAACTGGCGATTGATGCATTTTCCGCTGTCGATGATCGACTACGTGGCCGCCCATGAGCTGGCGCATCTCAAGGAGATGAACCACAGCCCGAGGTTCTGGGATACGGTGGCGTCGATCTTTCCGGAGTTCCGGGATGCCCGCGCGCAATTGCGGGCCCACCCGCCTGAGTTGCTGCCCACGTTCTAG